The Noviherbaspirillum saxi genome includes a window with the following:
- a CDS encoding PsiF family protein, whose translation MKVFAGAIALVLPMLLQPALAATDQQNKMTVCNKEAEGKKGDERKAFMKECLSSKPKVSEAQKAQQDKMKSCNAEAKGKAGDERKKFMSECLKKG comes from the coding sequence ATGAAAGTATTTGCAGGCGCAATCGCGCTCGTACTTCCTATGCTGCTGCAACCCGCTTTGGCCGCGACCGACCAGCAAAACAAGATGACGGTTTGCAACAAGGAAGCGGAAGGCAAGAAAGGCGACGAGCGTAAAGCGTTCATGAAGGAGTGCCTGAGCAGCAAGCCAAAGGTGAGCGAGGCGCAAAAGGCGCAGCAGGACAAAATGAAATCCTGCAACGCCGAAGCCAAAGGCAAGGCCGGGGACGAACGCAAGAAATTCATGAGCGAATGCCTGAAAAAAGGCTAA
- the trfA gene encoding plasmid replication initiator TrfA: MPPTGIKHKPLSDALQKIGETLAAKRKGGSRQAQMSLVPGEDGAAEAVRRDVEQVLNIIQLPLWENQVRGLPNPLARSALFSVARQNEPRQHLKERPITSVKGVEIFYTGEELRQDDEDVFLNLVHLARSQPLGHEVSFTAYSMLKSMGWPTSSPSYERLRLCILRLTANAVEIRFDAGSGKRGYGGTLVQEFTFKDETDRQWKVRLNPKLITLFGADAYTQLDWRQRLKLRSPLAKWLHGFYFTHREPFGYKVETLKGLCGSSAQQLYHFRNGLKKALDLLVEQGFLKSWKIDSMTDVVTVVRASRAQQVAQLGA, encoded by the coding sequence ATGCCGCCCACAGGGATCAAGCACAAACCGCTTAGCGACGCACTGCAAAAGATAGGAGAAACCCTCGCGGCGAAGCGCAAGGGCGGCAGTCGGCAAGCCCAGATGAGTCTGGTACCGGGGGAAGACGGCGCCGCCGAGGCAGTGCGGCGGGACGTTGAGCAAGTCCTCAATATCATCCAGCTTCCGCTCTGGGAAAACCAGGTGCGCGGCTTGCCGAATCCGCTTGCGCGTTCTGCGCTGTTCAGCGTCGCGCGCCAGAACGAGCCGCGCCAGCATTTGAAAGAGCGGCCGATCACCTCGGTCAAGGGCGTCGAAATTTTCTATACCGGCGAAGAACTGCGCCAGGACGATGAAGATGTGTTCCTGAACCTGGTGCATCTGGCGCGCAGCCAGCCGCTCGGACATGAAGTGTCGTTCACCGCATATTCCATGCTCAAGTCCATGGGCTGGCCCACTTCATCGCCGTCGTACGAAAGGCTGCGCCTGTGCATACTGCGACTTACCGCGAATGCCGTGGAAATCCGCTTCGATGCGGGTTCCGGCAAGCGCGGCTATGGCGGAACGCTGGTGCAGGAATTCACCTTCAAGGACGAGACCGACCGGCAGTGGAAAGTCAGGCTGAATCCAAAGCTGATCACGCTGTTCGGCGCTGATGCCTACACCCAGCTTGACTGGCGCCAGCGTCTGAAGCTGCGTTCGCCGCTGGCGAAATGGCTGCACGGTTTTTATTTCACACATCGCGAACCCTTCGGCTACAAGGTGGAAACGCTGAAGGGCTTGTGCGGCTCTTCAGCACAGCAGCTCTATCATTTCCGCAATGGCTTGAAAAAGGCGCTCGATCTGCTCGTCGAACAGGGGTTCCTGAAGAGCTGGAAAATTGACTCGATGACCGATGTCGTTACCGTGGTACGGGCGAGCCGCGCCCAGCAGGTTGCGCAGTTGGGAGCTTGA
- a CDS encoding PfkB family carbohydrate kinase, with product MIHIAGGTYREFCEFPEWRAMYGSAGRAAAAISTLSDQVFLSTFGQLSTKPNRQSLADQFAFIIKGYVEAPDVAFRYFHCLSKPEIWPRRETLDGSPTLRIEDTNVLRFGAIEGQIVVKAERAVYDPQSAFNPEPFHANSSSAKSLAIVCNGYEASLWTGAKDPKQAASALLANHKADVVVLKMGHEGAYVYTPNNQPQLVAPYMTGHVFSIGSGDVFSAVFAHFWAEQNMDPIDAATQASLATAIYCETQSLPITTQSLQDTTLHPQPFTMRPQAQRAHYDVYLAGPFFTMAQRWLVEEARNALRAAGLKVFSPYHEVGNGPASHVAPLDIAALNQSALVLALIDGLDAGTIYEAGYAAAKGVPVVAFSEQVSNEDLKMIAGNGAEIHSDFTTAIYRACWKALK from the coding sequence ATGATCCACATTGCAGGCGGCACCTATCGGGAATTCTGTGAATTTCCAGAGTGGCGAGCGATGTACGGCTCCGCCGGTCGCGCTGCCGCTGCGATCTCGACATTGTCCGATCAGGTTTTTCTTTCGACGTTTGGGCAATTGTCAACGAAGCCTAATCGCCAAAGCCTAGCAGACCAGTTTGCCTTCATCATCAAGGGTTATGTAGAGGCACCAGACGTAGCATTTCGCTATTTCCACTGCTTAAGTAAGCCCGAAATCTGGCCGCGTCGCGAAACCTTGGACGGGTCGCCGACTTTGCGCATCGAAGACACGAATGTTTTGCGCTTTGGCGCTATCGAGGGCCAGATCGTCGTGAAGGCGGAGCGAGCCGTCTACGATCCTCAATCAGCCTTTAACCCTGAACCATTTCATGCAAATAGTTCCTCTGCTAAATCGCTGGCCATTGTTTGCAACGGGTATGAAGCAAGTTTGTGGACAGGGGCAAAGGATCCGAAACAAGCTGCCAGCGCTCTTCTGGCCAATCACAAGGCTGATGTCGTCGTCCTGAAAATGGGCCACGAGGGCGCATATGTCTATACGCCAAACAATCAGCCGCAGCTTGTTGCGCCATATATGACAGGGCACGTATTCTCGATCGGAAGTGGGGACGTATTTTCCGCAGTCTTCGCACATTTCTGGGCAGAACAGAACATGGACCCGATAGATGCTGCAACGCAGGCTTCTCTGGCCACAGCAATTTATTGTGAGACTCAGTCATTGCCGATCACAACACAGTCCTTACAAGATACGACGCTTCACCCACAGCCGTTCACCATGCGTCCCCAAGCTCAACGTGCGCACTATGATGTTTATCTTGCCGGCCCATTTTTTACGATGGCTCAGCGGTGGCTCGTCGAAGAAGCTAGAAATGCACTCCGTGCTGCTGGTCTCAAAGTGTTTTCGCCATATCATGAAGTCGGCAATGGTCCAGCCAGCCATGTTGCCCCACTTGATATCGCAGCACTCAATCAATCGGCCTTGGTCTTAGCGCTGATAGATGGTTTAGATGCCGGCACTATTTACGAGGCGGGTTACGCAGCCGCCAAGGGAGTGCCGGTGGTCGCATTCTCGGAACAAGTCAGCAATGAAGATTTGAAAATGATCGCGGGTAATGGTGCGGAGATTCATTCTGACTTTACTACCGCAATTTACCGCGCCTGCTGGAAAGCGCTGAAATGA
- a CDS encoding 7-cyano-7-deazaguanine synthase, translating into MTKAILLSGGMDSISLAYWQRPTVAICIDYGQKPAEAEIRASSAIASLLNIRHEVIRIDCSSLGSGDLSGTNALQLAPSSEWWPFRNQMLITLAVMKGASLNISELMLGTVKSDGHHADGTEAFISAADTLVALQEGGIRITAPAIQMSTAALVQASGIPREVLAYAHSCHTANYACGTCRGCIKHRNTYRELGDEEPY; encoded by the coding sequence ATGACGAAGGCCATACTCCTTTCCGGCGGCATGGACTCAATTTCTCTGGCGTACTGGCAACGTCCCACAGTCGCCATTTGCATTGACTATGGACAAAAGCCCGCAGAGGCGGAAATTCGTGCATCTAGTGCAATTGCGTCACTTTTGAACATCCGCCATGAAGTGATTCGCATTGATTGCAGCTCGTTAGGTTCAGGGGATTTATCGGGGACAAATGCCTTGCAGCTTGCACCGTCCTCGGAGTGGTGGCCCTTCCGTAATCAAATGCTGATCACGTTAGCGGTCATGAAGGGCGCGTCATTGAATATCAGTGAGCTGATGCTCGGCACCGTTAAATCTGACGGACATCATGCTGATGGCACCGAAGCTTTCATTTCCGCGGCCGATACCCTGGTTGCTCTCCAAGAAGGCGGCATTCGAATTACTGCCCCTGCCATTCAGATGTCGACGGCCGCACTTGTCCAAGCTTCTGGCATTCCCCGTGAAGTGCTTGCCTACGCCCACTCATGCCATACAGCAAACTACGCGTGTGGAACATGCAGAGGATGTATCAAGCATCGCAATACCTATCGGGAATTGGGCGATGAAGAACCTTATTGA
- a CDS encoding DNA adenine methylase, giving the protein MPHHRVYIESHLGGGAVLRNKQPVEHSIGIDADSEVVRTWADHDLPNTQILEGDAIAFLSGYDYRGDELVYCDPPYPVSTRRKARIYRRDYSTEDHLQLLEVITKLPCMVMISSYSNPIYEDVLRDWEKITFNAATHSGIREESVWINFPMPEAPYDTRYLGADFRQREALRRRHSRLADKIMRMPLAERHLLWSWAAEQYSNEIQEAVRG; this is encoded by the coding sequence ATGCCGCACCATCGCGTGTATATAGAAAGCCATTTGGGTGGCGGTGCAGTACTGCGTAACAAGCAACCAGTCGAACATTCCATCGGAATTGATGCGGACTCGGAAGTCGTTCGTACCTGGGCAGATCACGATCTACCCAATACACAGATCCTCGAAGGAGATGCGATCGCCTTTTTGTCTGGCTATGACTATCGCGGTGATGAGCTTGTCTATTGCGATCCACCTTATCCAGTTTCTACGAGAAGGAAAGCCCGGATTTATCGTCGGGACTATTCAACGGAAGATCATCTACAGCTGCTAGAAGTTATTACGAAACTACCTTGCATGGTGATGATTTCCAGCTACAGTAATCCAATCTACGAGGATGTACTGCGAGATTGGGAAAAGATCACTTTCAATGCAGCAACTCATAGCGGGATACGCGAAGAATCTGTCTGGATCAATTTTCCGATGCCGGAAGCCCCTTATGACACGCGGTATTTAGGCGCTGACTTCCGTCAGCGCGAGGCCTTGCGTCGACGTCATAGCCGCCTTGCCGACAAAATCATGCGCATGCCCCTAGCAGAAAGGCATCTGTTGTGGAGTTGGGCTGCAGAGCAATATAGCAATGAAATACAGGAGGCTGTCCGTGGATGA
- a CDS encoding ABC transporter ATP-binding protein, protein MMSQYSLEKAAAAVFEASAQQQRETKATLDALKDAAAKFETKAGALPREIFAQVDRALPDAAHKAAGQIASNWTEANLHAERAAEVYKNAVRWAPWRIGGMAVLSTFCGVLGIVIAAKFVQPNEDVVAALRREEADLRAKIQQLSTKGGYSTVVGCYDSNNRNRLCVLVDESAKIPVKGYRVIKGY, encoded by the coding sequence ATGATGAGCCAATACAGTCTCGAGAAAGCAGCCGCCGCAGTTTTTGAAGCATCAGCTCAACAACAGAGAGAAACAAAAGCTACTCTAGATGCCTTAAAGGATGCGGCCGCTAAATTTGAAACAAAAGCTGGCGCACTGCCCAGAGAAATTTTTGCCCAAGTTGATCGGGCATTACCGGATGCCGCACACAAGGCAGCAGGCCAGATCGCAAGCAATTGGACTGAAGCAAATCTGCACGCGGAAAGAGCCGCTGAAGTCTATAAAAATGCGGTGCGCTGGGCGCCATGGCGGATTGGAGGAATGGCGGTGTTGTCAACATTCTGCGGCGTTTTAGGCATCGTCATTGCTGCGAAATTTGTCCAGCCTAACGAAGATGTTGTCGCAGCCCTGCGCAGAGAGGAGGCCGATCTGCGTGCAAAGATTCAGCAGTTGTCCACCAAAGGGGGCTATTCAACGGTTGTCGGATGCTATGACAGCAACAACCGAAATCGCCTGTGCGTGCTGGTGGATGAGTCGGCGAAGATTCCAGTCAAAGGATATCGAGTCATCAAGGGCTATTGA
- a CDS encoding IS91 family transposase, whose translation MGLAALDVADIFRLHGPSWRQAQHAHLSLGQLKVMSAIEQCRSAVLGGHVLRCDACEQVEIAYNSCRNRHCPKCQASAARRWLEARQAELLPVEYYHVVFTLPAQISAIAYYNKAAIYGLLFDVAAETLRTIAADPRHLGAQIGATLVLHTWGSALTHHPHVHGIVPGGGLSLDRERWVACKPGFFLPVRVLSRLFRRRFLEELEKAHRNGRLQFFAEYAALSEAAVFADWLAPLRACEWVVYAKRPFAGPEAVLAYLSRYTHRVAISNSRLLAMDERGITFGCKDYRAKGRTRYKTMTLAAHEFMRRFLLHVLPHGFHRIRHYGLIANAGRQQNLAKARELLHVVSDLPPHAAEAAATISQPRFVCPHCGAAMRIIETFARGQPIRAPPRQRGAV comes from the coding sequence ATGGGGCTTGCTGCCCTGGACGTCGCGGATATCTTTCGCCTCCACGGGCCGTCTTGGCGACAGGCTCAGCATGCGCACTTGAGCCTTGGCCAGCTCAAGGTCATGTCGGCCATCGAACAGTGCCGCAGTGCGGTGCTGGGGGGACATGTGCTGCGCTGCGACGCCTGCGAGCAGGTCGAGATTGCCTACAACTCTTGCCGCAATCGGCATTGCCCGAAATGCCAGGCCAGCGCCGCACGCCGATGGCTCGAGGCGCGCCAGGCCGAGTTGCTGCCAGTGGAGTATTACCATGTGGTGTTCACCTTGCCGGCACAGATCAGCGCGATTGCCTATTACAACAAGGCCGCGATCTATGGCCTGTTGTTTGACGTCGCCGCCGAGACCCTGCGCACCATCGCCGCCGACCCCAGGCATTTGGGCGCCCAGATCGGCGCCACCCTGGTTTTGCACACCTGGGGCTCGGCCCTGACCCATCATCCGCACGTGCATGGCATCGTTCCCGGCGGCGGCTTGTCGTTGGACCGGGAACGTTGGGTCGCCTGCAAGCCGGGTTTCTTCCTGCCGGTACGCGTGCTCTCGCGGCTGTTTCGGCGCCGCTTCCTCGAAGAACTGGAGAAAGCCCATCGCAACGGACGATTGCAGTTCTTCGCCGAGTACGCCGCGCTGAGCGAGGCGGCGGTCTTCGCCGACTGGCTCGCGCCGTTGCGAGCCTGTGAATGGGTGGTGTATGCCAAGCGCCCGTTCGCCGGACCGGAAGCGGTGCTGGCGTATCTGTCGCGCTATACCCATCGGGTGGCGATTTCCAATAGCCGACTGCTGGCCATGGACGAGCGCGGCATCACGTTCGGCTGCAAGGATTACCGCGCCAAGGGCCGCACGCGCTACAAGACCATGACACTTGCGGCGCACGAGTTCATGCGCCGCTTCCTGTTGCATGTCTTGCCGCACGGTTTCCACCGCATCCGTCACTATGGGCTCATTGCCAATGCCGGGCGCCAGCAGAACCTGGCCAAGGCACGTGAACTGTTGCATGTCGTATCCGACTTGCCGCCTCACGCAGCGGAGGCGGCGGCCACCATCAGTCAGCCGCGCTTCGTCTGCCCGCACTGCGGCGCAGCGATGCGCATCATCGAGACCTTCGCGCGCGGGCAACCGATCCGTGCGCCACCCCGGCAGCGAGGCGCAGTATGA
- a CDS encoding tyrosine-type recombinase/integrase, with product MSSPTSPITPLRQRMLDDMRMRQLAPKTQTHYIRAVRQFAAFLGRSPDTADIEDLRRYQLHLVDHGISPVSLNAAITGLKFFFDITLDHPELMAKMQPVRVPRTLPVVLSREEVARLIAAAGNLKHQTALAVAYGAGLRASEVVSLKVGDIDSQRMTLRVEQGKGRKDRYAMLSPVLLERLRVWWRVAHAQGKMLDGGWLFPGLNPIEPLSTRQLNRAVHAAADEAKIGKRVSMHTLRHCFATHLLEQKVDIRLIQVLLGHKKLETTALYAQVATDILREVVSPLENLHTT from the coding sequence ATGTCTTCACCGACTTCCCCCATCACGCCGTTGCGCCAACGCATGCTCGACGACATGCGCATGCGCCAGCTCGCCCCCAAGACCCAGACTCACTATATCCGTGCGGTGCGGCAGTTTGCCGCCTTTCTGGGCCGTTCGCCCGACACCGCCGACATCGAAGATCTGCGTCGATACCAATTGCACCTCGTCGATCACGGCATCTCGCCGGTGTCGCTCAATGCAGCGATCACCGGACTGAAGTTCTTCTTCGACATCACCCTCGACCATCCCGAGTTGATGGCCAAGATGCAGCCGGTGCGCGTGCCACGCACCCTGCCGGTGGTGTTGAGCCGAGAGGAAGTTGCACGCCTGATTGCCGCCGCCGGCAATCTGAAGCATCAGACCGCACTGGCGGTCGCTTACGGCGCGGGGTTGCGCGCCAGCGAAGTCGTTTCCCTGAAGGTCGGCGACATCGACAGCCAGCGCATGACGCTGCGTGTCGAACAGGGCAAGGGCCGCAAGGATCGCTACGCCATGCTCTCGCCGGTGCTGCTCGAGCGCTTGCGCGTCTGGTGGCGGGTCGCTCATGCCCAGGGCAAGATGCTCGATGGCGGCTGGCTCTTTCCCGGCTTGAATCCGATCGAGCCGCTCAGCACCCGTCAACTCAATCGGGCCGTGCATGCCGCTGCGGACGAGGCGAAGATCGGCAAGCGCGTGTCGATGCACACGCTGCGCCACTGTTTCGCCACGCATCTGTTGGAACAGAAGGTGGATATCCGACTGATCCAGGTTTTGCTGGGCCACAAGAAGCTTGAAACCACCGCGCTGTATGCCCAGGTGGCCACGGACATCCTGCGCGAAGTCGTCAGCCCCCTGGAGAACTTACACACGACGTAG
- a CDS encoding nucleoid-associated protein: MLDLSLLTIDRLAVHDVHSRGLDQSYVQPTYRPHLVDLPVSGKDMFNRRMAQALGHKSRGVRADFRETAAGAFFQDAAGLMHGDEKHFIDLSMAAADRLSKSQLNRDYAPSKLIVLAGTVTQLQRPFAAVVKADMQDALGEKTENGKTVIDYLEHIFLTESQRLFKIGFVQQTAAKAPSTGGLHDPQYYSVYLFDHIMTSTESRKAAYYFYGDFLGADVSATDKRLTKDFFEKTNRFLDTLNIARSRKIDLGESLRAELRSNVNTIGVASFGEKHLNKTEQAAYLKYMEKSGFPANEITKDTDYIASRLKRRRKMVFTSGVMLTTPAEGTDWVTVENSVDGSTLVKIKGSIASEE; the protein is encoded by the coding sequence ATGCTGGACCTGAGTTTGCTCACAATTGACCGCCTGGCTGTTCACGACGTGCATTCGCGCGGCCTCGATCAGTCGTACGTTCAGCCGACATATCGCCCCCATCTGGTGGATTTGCCAGTCTCGGGCAAGGACATGTTCAACCGCCGGATGGCCCAGGCACTCGGACACAAGTCGCGGGGCGTGCGCGCCGATTTTCGAGAAACGGCCGCAGGCGCTTTCTTTCAGGACGCAGCCGGTCTGATGCACGGCGACGAAAAGCATTTCATTGACTTGTCAATGGCCGCGGCAGATCGCTTGTCGAAGTCGCAGTTGAACCGAGATTACGCGCCCAGCAAATTGATCGTGCTCGCAGGCACCGTGACTCAACTCCAGCGACCGTTTGCTGCGGTGGTGAAGGCAGACATGCAGGACGCTCTGGGCGAAAAGACAGAGAACGGCAAGACCGTCATCGACTATTTGGAGCACATTTTTCTGACTGAGAGCCAGCGGCTATTTAAGATCGGATTTGTCCAACAAACGGCGGCCAAGGCCCCGTCGACGGGCGGCTTACACGATCCGCAGTATTACTCCGTGTACCTATTCGACCACATTATGACCAGCACGGAAAGCCGTAAAGCCGCGTACTATTTCTACGGAGATTTCCTCGGTGCGGATGTGTCCGCCACAGACAAGCGGTTAACCAAGGATTTTTTTGAGAAAACCAACCGCTTTCTCGATACGCTGAACATCGCGCGTTCGCGAAAGATTGACCTCGGAGAGTCGCTACGCGCGGAGCTACGCAGCAACGTCAACACCATCGGTGTCGCATCATTCGGGGAGAAACACCTCAACAAGACCGAACAGGCTGCATACCTCAAGTACATGGAGAAGTCGGGCTTTCCCGCAAACGAGATCACCAAGGACACCGACTATATTGCAAGTAGGCTGAAGCGGCGCCGCAAGATGGTGTTCACGTCGGGCGTCATGCTGACTACTCCCGCCGAAGGGACGGATTGGGTGACGGTTGAGAATTCGGTCGATGGGTCAACCCTTGTCAAAATCAAGGGTTCAATTGCAAGCGAAGAGTGA
- a CDS encoding GTP pyrophosphokinase, whose amino-acid sequence MSDPSFENWLKENAASLEAWGAFVTAKIKAFVELDVGEDRYKSFFKIDPTYRVKEIASALKKQVKKKYPDPRVAMTDLVGARFVVLVRTDIEIVERALLAYSGWSTSRDRHFRDEVIDHPELFDYQSVHYLVRATEGTEVNGLSIPDGLPCEIQIRTLLQHAYAELVHDNIYKPTVQVPSSAKRLVARSMALMETTDVMFCQALHELDQVTATVADLEQFANTLYAQICGKAANDVGSLETMEFIEAYRDLFASCNRAELYDFLQSGYAQRLRERSARPGLFTKPMSVLVYWLGREHIVELVERWNFPAYRRDLQLILADLGKAADSFY is encoded by the coding sequence GTGAGCGATCCTAGCTTTGAAAACTGGCTAAAAGAAAACGCGGCCTCCCTGGAGGCTTGGGGTGCGTTCGTCACTGCCAAAATCAAAGCGTTCGTAGAACTCGACGTAGGTGAGGACCGCTACAAATCGTTCTTCAAGATCGATCCGACCTACCGCGTGAAGGAAATCGCTTCGGCGTTGAAGAAGCAGGTCAAGAAAAAGTATCCGGATCCGCGTGTCGCCATGACCGACCTCGTCGGCGCACGCTTCGTTGTACTAGTTCGCACCGACATTGAGATCGTCGAGCGAGCGTTGCTGGCCTACAGCGGATGGTCGACCAGTAGGGATCGTCATTTCCGGGATGAAGTCATCGACCATCCCGAGCTTTTTGATTACCAGTCGGTCCACTATCTGGTGCGCGCAACAGAAGGAACCGAAGTGAACGGTCTCAGTATTCCAGATGGCCTGCCGTGCGAAATCCAGATCCGGACGTTGCTCCAGCACGCGTACGCGGAACTCGTGCACGACAATATCTACAAGCCGACGGTTCAGGTGCCTTCGTCAGCAAAGCGACTCGTGGCAAGAAGCATGGCATTGATGGAAACGACGGACGTCATGTTCTGTCAGGCCTTGCACGAACTCGATCAGGTGACTGCAACGGTTGCCGATCTCGAGCAGTTCGCTAACACGCTCTATGCCCAAATCTGCGGTAAAGCGGCTAATGACGTTGGCAGTCTGGAAACGATGGAATTCATCGAGGCCTACCGCGACCTGTTTGCCTCGTGCAACCGAGCAGAGCTCTACGATTTTCTACAAAGCGGCTATGCGCAACGCTTGCGTGAGCGGTCAGCCCGCCCTGGTCTTTTTACCAAGCCGATGAGTGTGCTGGTCTATTGGCTGGGCCGGGAGCACATTGTGGAATTGGTCGAACGGTGGAATTTTCCGGCTTATCGGCGCGATCTTCAACTCATCCTTGCAGATCTCGGCAAAGCGGCCGACAGCTTTTACTAG
- a CDS encoding c-type cytochrome translates to MSNAHNEHDSVIKTPKQLIAAVTAAFVIPIICIVLLVQYVANIEKEGAGSDAQTAEAIAARLKPVADVGFTLKDANAPKVLQSGEAVYKAVCAACHTAGVAGAPKLGDAAGWTARLGQGQEMVVQNAIKGIRAMPAKGGNPDLDDVEVERAVVYLANQSGGKLKEPAVKEAAPAAAPAATDAGAPTASATQPTTSSPSQQTQALAAAAGAATGAAKVDGKKVYAASCAACHDPGVAGAPKLGDKAAWAPRIKQGSATMYEHAIKGFQGKAGMMPPKGGSAASDDEVKAAVDYMADASK, encoded by the coding sequence ATGAGCAACGCACACAACGAACACGACTCCGTTATCAAGACGCCAAAGCAGCTCATCGCTGCCGTGACGGCAGCCTTCGTGATACCGATCATCTGCATCGTATTGCTGGTTCAGTATGTCGCAAATATAGAAAAAGAAGGCGCCGGCTCCGATGCTCAGACAGCAGAAGCAATCGCTGCACGCCTCAAGCCTGTTGCCGATGTCGGATTTACGCTGAAAGACGCGAACGCTCCCAAAGTGCTGCAAAGCGGTGAAGCCGTGTACAAGGCCGTTTGCGCAGCATGCCACACTGCCGGCGTTGCTGGCGCTCCAAAACTTGGCGATGCAGCCGGTTGGACTGCCCGCCTTGGCCAAGGGCAGGAAATGGTTGTTCAGAACGCAATCAAGGGAATTCGTGCAATGCCTGCCAAAGGCGGCAACCCCGATCTGGATGATGTTGAAGTCGAACGCGCCGTAGTCTATCTGGCTAACCAATCGGGCGGCAAATTGAAAGAGCCGGCTGTGAAGGAAGCTGCACCAGCTGCCGCGCCGGCAGCTACTGATGCAGGCGCGCCGACAGCCTCGGCCACCCAGCCAACCACTTCATCCCCATCGCAGCAAACTCAGGCTCTTGCCGCAGCCGCGGGTGCAGCCACCGGCGCTGCCAAAGTCGACGGTAAAAAAGTCTATGCTGCGAGCTGCGCAGCGTGCCACGATCCCGGCGTTGCTGGCGCACCCAAGCTGGGCGACAAGGCTGCGTGGGCACCGCGCATCAAGCAAGGCTCTGCGACAATGTACGAACATGCGATCAAGGGCTTTCAGGGCAAGGCCGGCATGATGCCGCCAAAAGGCGGCTCAGCGGCATCAGATGACGAAGTCAAGGCGGCTGTCGATTACATGGCCGACGCTTCCAAGTAA
- a CDS encoding OmpA family protein encodes MQMRTQFTLISLAAVVALGGCANMNEVQRGTATGAGVGAGIGAVLGATVGPGGGRRAATGAAVGGAAGAVIGNIWSSRMEQQKRQMEQATQGTGVQVTQTQDNRLKLDIPSDISFDTNRSDIKPNFRPILDRFASGLVENPYSRVTIVGHTDNKGGDAINDPLSVNRAAHTRDYLASRGVASNRISVDGRGSHEPLVSNDTEANRARNRRVEIFVAEPQATAQSPQYGQPASGR; translated from the coding sequence ATGCAAATGCGCACGCAATTTACTTTAATCTCCCTTGCGGCCGTTGTCGCGCTCGGCGGTTGTGCAAATATGAATGAAGTGCAGCGAGGGACTGCAACCGGGGCTGGTGTAGGCGCAGGTATTGGCGCAGTGCTCGGCGCCACAGTCGGCCCAGGCGGTGGCCGACGCGCGGCCACGGGAGCCGCAGTGGGTGGCGCTGCCGGCGCCGTGATCGGTAATATCTGGTCGAGCCGCATGGAGCAGCAAAAGCGCCAGATGGAGCAGGCGACGCAAGGCACCGGCGTGCAGGTCACGCAAACGCAAGACAATCGGCTCAAGCTCGATATTCCATCAGATATCTCTTTCGATACCAATCGTTCCGATATCAAACCGAACTTCCGTCCTATTCTCGACCGCTTCGCATCCGGTTTGGTCGAAAACCCGTACAGCCGTGTCACGATCGTTGGTCACACCGATAACAAGGGTGGTGACGCAATCAACGATCCCTTATCGGTCAATCGGGCCGCTCATACGCGTGACTATCTGGCATCGCGCGGCGTAGCTTCGAATCGCATCAGCGTCGACGGCCGCGGATCGCATGAGCCGCTGGTGTCGAACGATACGGAAGCCAATCGGGCGCGCAACCGCCGCGTCGAGATTTTCGTCGCCGAACCACAGGCGACTGCTCAAAGCCCGCAATATGGTCAACCCGCGTCGGGACGATAA
- a CDS encoding phage holin family protein → MESRRSSAGQNSPGLIASLGALAKHGIGLFLSRLELAAIELGELRDNLAKLLLLGALGIVALLFAIGSWTALIVVLAWETMGWKILLLVALLYSMATLAILLYARARLIRNALSLPATMSELRNDRDALL, encoded by the coding sequence ATGGAGTCCCGACGTAGCAGCGCCGGCCAGAATTCGCCCGGACTGATAGCCAGTCTTGGTGCGCTCGCCAAACACGGCATCGGTCTTTTCCTCAGCCGGCTTGAACTGGCGGCAATCGAACTCGGTGAGCTTCGCGACAATCTCGCGAAGTTGCTGCTGCTTGGGGCACTCGGCATTGTCGCGCTGTTGTTTGCAATAGGCAGCTGGACCGCATTGATCGTGGTGCTCGCCTGGGAGACGATGGGCTGGAAGATCCTGTTGCTGGTGGCATTGTTGTATTCGATGGCGACGCTTGCCATCCTGTTGTATGCGCGTGCGCGGCTGATCCGCAACGCACTGTCGCTGCCGGCGACCATGTCGGAATTGCGCAATGACCGTGACGCCTTATTGTGA